One window of Fusarium keratoplasticum isolate Fu6.1 chromosome 2, whole genome shotgun sequence genomic DNA carries:
- a CDS encoding CCT-beta, translated as MSFQPTQIFEEGTTEEKGENARLAAFVGAIAVGDLVKSTLGPKGMDKILQSASTAEIMVTNDGATILKSIALDNAAAKVLVNISKVQDDEVGDGTTSVAVLAAELLREAEKLVDKKIHPQTIIEGYRIASQAALKALEESAVDHSKSPEAFRNDLLAIARTTLSSKVLAQDRDQFAQLAVDAVLRLKTTDLNHIQIIKKSGGKLSDSYLDEGFILDKKIGVNQPKRLEKAKILVANTSMDTDKVKIFGARVKVGSTSKLAELEKAEKEKMKAKVEKIKAHGINCFINRQLIYNWPEQLFTDAGIMSIEHADFDGIERLALVTGGEIASTFDHPDQVKLGHCDVIEEVIIGEDTLIKFSGVSAGEACTIVLRGATEQLLDEAERSLHDALAVLSQTVKEPRTTLGGGCAEMLMAKAVEGAATRVEGKRQLAVSSFAVALRQLPTILADNAGLDSGDLVARLRKALYDGLTTYGLDLMTPGGGIADMRDLGVIESYKLKKAVVSSASEAAELLLRVDDIIRAAPRRRERM; from the exons ATG TCTTTCCAACCAACCCAGATTTTCGAGGAGGGCACcaccgaggagaagggcgagaATGCGCGTCTCGCTGCCTTTGTCggcgccatcgccgtcggTGATCTTGTGAAGAGCACTCTTGGTCCCAAGGGTATGGACAAGATCCTTCAGTCAGC CTCCACCGCCGAAATCATGGTCACCAACGACGGTGCCACCATCCTCAAGTCGATCGCCCTCGATAACGCCGCCGCAAAGGTTCTGGTCAACATTTCAAAGGTTCAGGATGACGAAGTGGGCGACGGAACCACTTCGGTTGCTGTTCTTGCCGCCGAGTTGCTGAGGGAGGCGGAGAAGCTGGTTGACAAGAAGATCCACCCCCAGACCATCATCGAGGGTTACCGGATAGCCAGCCAGGCGGCGCTCAAGGCGCTCGAGGAGTCGGCAGTCGACCACAGCAAGAGCCCCGAGGCTTTCCGAAACGACCTTCTCGCGATCGCCCGAACAACCCTTAGCTCCAAGGTCCTCGCCCAGGACCGGGATCAGTTCGCCCAGTTGGCTGTCGATGCCGTCCTCCGACTCAAGACTACCGACCTCAACCACATtcagatcatcaagaagagcGGAGGCAAGCTTAGCGACTCATACCTCGACGAGGGCTTTATCCTCGACAAGAAGATTGGTGTCAACCAGCCCAAGCGgctggagaaggccaagatcctGGTGGCCAACACCTCCATGGATActgacaaggtcaagatctTTGGCGCACGCGTCAAGGTTGGCTCAACGAGCAAGCTGGCCGAGCTggaaaaggccgagaaggagaagatgaaggccaaggtggagaagatcaaggcacACGGCATCAACTGCTTCATTAACCGACAACTTATCTACAACTGGCCCGAGCAGCTTTTCACTGATGCCGGCATCATGTCGATTGAGCACGCCGACTTTGATGGTATTGAGCGCCTGGCTCTGGTGACTGGCGGTGAGATCGCCTCGACATTCGACCACCCCGACCAGGTCAAGCTTGGTCACTGCGACGTGATTGAGGAGGTTATCATTGGTGAGGACACTCTTATCAAGTTCTCGGGTGTGTCAGCAGGTGAGGCCTGCACGATCGTGCTTCGGGGTGCCACAGAACAGCTgctcgacgaggctgagcGAAGTCTGCACGATGCCCTGGCCGTCCTGTCCCAGACTGTCAAAGAGCCCCGGACTACTCTGGGCGGTGGCTGTGCCGAGAtgctcatggccaaggctgtgGAGGGTGCTGCTACCCGTGTTGAGGGCAAGCGACAACTGGCTGTCTCTAGCTTCGCCGTGGCTCTGCGACAACTACCTACTATCCTGGCCGACAACGCTGGTCTCGACTCTGGTGACCTTGTCGCGAGATTGCGCAAGGCCCTTTACGATGGTCTCACCACCTACGGTCTTGACTTGATGACACCTGGTGGCGGCATTGCTGACATGCGGGATCTCGGTGTTATTGAGAGCTACaagctgaagaaggctgTGGTGTCCTCAGCCAGCGAGGCTGCAGAG cttctcctccgagttgacgacatcatccgggcagctcctcgtcgacgagagcGCATGTAA
- a CDS encoding Rab-GAP TBC domain-containing protein, producing the protein MIRTLDIGSVLPSPDSPPGMTASKSSKSSSFQSFSSDDGSVLADVGHFEEIGLDDDTVTLKSPSQVDIRPSHPKAPSSRTLAAGKTASKARPPFPSLQTNVYTTNPRSTNLSSLTEPPSATRSKQLTSPSSASLPFPRRHRSPSPGYSLNPRDPSLPPKPRRGSWQTGRERKSFTDLERECDEDDGDDIPDGLVLDNVPLSPRPPQERTPSRPSSVSPSPDRAPKERVRSIGNGTPAVAQAQGSLRSPTWKTDGAPRSPVKTRAHSWNAALADLNAEAKTLTEKLEEHAGDMEEQQAKRPAGQRPNTWNSSRRSVDTSYEKKQRIKSTPELPPLRKSNIMIDPLPISKEKEAVLSRTRPSWLPPKDPAEERRHLKEYQKMMAASAKADERREASRRAKIEGRDSAADNLMHIWEKDVLPRWNDAIRERRTRELWWKGIAPRSRGAVWTRAIGNELGLSETSFQAALARAQEVEARVKDDKGDAEDVKRAKWFQEIRKDAANKTWEDLRIFEVEGPLHQSLVDVLSAYAMYRSDIGYVRGCNTIAALLLLNLPNAGSAFVALANVLNRPLPLSFYACDLGAQASAFNLVLQTLSLKSAPLHEHLTKKVQDVNLEESLSSILTGMFTGHLAIDEAARLWDVYVFEGDALLIRAAVALLLSREMTLLGAKTADEIKAILSVRNAKVSSARLAGEVGAEDKFMISVREAGKA; encoded by the exons ATGATCCGCACCCTCGATATCGGCAGTGTTCTCCCCAGCCCCGACTCTCCGCCAGGGATGACGGCCTCCAAGAGCTCCAAATCGTCGTCTTTCCAGTCCTTCAGCAGCGACGATGGTAGTGTTTTGGCCGACGTTGGTCATTTTGAAGAGATTGGACTCGATGACGACACCGTAACCCTCAAGAGTCCATCCCAGGTCGACATCCGTCCCAGTCACCCCAAAGCTCCCTCGAGTCGGACTCTTGCAGCTGGAAAGACCGCTTCCAAAGCTCGACCGCCATTTCCGAGTCTCCAGACCAATGTTTATACCACCAACCCGCGCAGCACCAACCTGAGCTCATTGACAGAGCCCCCCTCGGCCACGCGTTCCAAGCAGTTGACCAGCCCATCCTCTGCCTCTCTCCCCTttcctcgacgacaccgAAGTCCCAGCCCCGGGTATTCCCTCAACCCGAGAGATCCGAGTCTCCCCCCAAAGCCCCGCCGGGGCAGCTGGCAGACCGGCCGCGAGCGCAAGTCTTTTACCGATCTCGAGCGAGAAtgcgacgaagacgatggcgatgatatCCCCgatggtcttgtccttgacaacgtgcctctctctcctcgtccacctcAGGAGCGCACGCCCAGTCGCCCCTCTTCAGTATCGCCCTCTCCCGACCGAGCCCCCAAGGAACGCGTTCGAAGCATTGGCAATGGAACGCCTGCTGTTGCTCAAGCGCAAGGGTCTCTTCGATCGCCGACCTGGAAGACCGACGGAGCTCCTCGCAGCCCAGTCAAAACTCGGGCACACAGCTGGAACGCGGCGCTCGCAGACCTGaatgccgaggccaagactcTGACGGAAAAGCTCGAGGAACACGCCGGGGATATGGAGGAACAGCAGGCAAAGCGTCCTGCAGGTCAGCGCCCCAACACCTGGAACTCGTCTCGAAGATCTGTCGATACCTCAtatgagaagaagcagcgcaTAAAATCCACACCAGAGCTGCCGCCCCTCCGCAAGTCCAACATCATGATTGACCCTCTACCCATTtcaaaggagaaggaagctgTTCTCAGCCGAACACGTCCCTCTTGGCTGCCACCCAAGGATCCAGCAGAGGAGCGCCGACATCTCAAGGAGTATCAGAAAATGATGGCAGCGAGTGCCAAGGCTGATGAGCGACGTGAAGCCTCCCGCAGAGCCAAGATTGAAGGACGGGACAGCGCCGCCGACAACCTGATGCACATCTGGGAGAAGGATGTCCTACCACGATGGAACGATGCTATTCGAGAACGCAGAACAAGAGAACTCTGGTGGAAGGGCATTGCGCCTCGCAGCAGAGGAGCTGTTTGGACGCGAGCGATCGGCAACGAGCTGGGTCTGTCAGAAACCTCTTTCCAGGCAGCTCTTGCGAGAGCCCAAGAGGTGGAAGCCAGAGTCAAAGACGACAAGGGCGATGCCGAGGATGTGAAGAGAGCAAAGTGGTTTCAAGAAATTCGAAAGGACGCAGCCAACAAAACGTGGGAGGACCTCCGCATCTTCGAAGTGGAGGGGCCTCTGCACCAGAGTCTTGTCGACGTACTGAGCGCGTATGCCATGTACAGGAGTGACATTGGCTACGTCCGGGGTTGTAAT ACAATCGCCGCGCTGCTACTCCTGAACCTGCCCAACGCTGGGTCTGCATTCGTCGCACTCGCCAATGTCCTCAACCGCCCGCTGCCTCTCTCATTCTACGCCTGTGACCTTGGCGCACAAGCCTCGGCGTTCAACCTTGTGCTCCAGACGCTGTCTCTGAAGTCGGCCCCTCTACACGAACACCTCACCAAGAAGGTCCAAGACGTCAACCTAGAGGAGTCTCTATCGTCAATCTTGACTGGAATGTTTACGGGACATCTCGCCATTGACGAAGCGGCGCGATTATGGGATGTATATGTCTTTGAAGGCGACGCGCTCCTCATCCGTGCCGCCGTGGCTTTGTTACTCAGCAGAGAGATGACTCTTCTCGGCGCAAAGACGGccgacgagatcaaggcgATTCTATCCGTAAGGAACGCCAAGGTGTCATCAGCAAGGCTTGCTGGCGAGGTCGGCGCCGAGGACAAGTTCATGATCTCGGTCCGTGAGGCCGGCAAAGCCTAA